Proteins encoded within one genomic window of Companilactobacillus zhachilii:
- a CDS encoding HAD family hydrolase, with the protein MEKVMIFDFNGTMIFDGKIQKSSWKKFIKQEFNRSMTENEFAQHIAGRNNQHTFEYYLGRKLSEQELAETSEKKEQLYRSECLKRSELFQLVDGLPEFLDYCREKGIRLNIATASEPSNVDFFFEHLHLEKWFDREKVALNDGRLAGKPAPDIFLKAIENLGVTPKQSVVFEDSLSGIKAANNAQAGKVVLVEDKNLAPVKIPAKLRVDRVINDYQNVDGLI; encoded by the coding sequence ATGGAAAAAGTAATGATTTTTGATTTCAATGGTACGATGATTTTTGATGGGAAGATTCAAAAAAGTTCTTGGAAAAAATTTATTAAGCAGGAATTTAATCGCAGCATGACAGAAAATGAATTTGCGCAACATATTGCTGGCCGAAATAATCAACATACTTTTGAATACTATTTGGGTCGAAAGTTAAGTGAACAAGAGTTGGCTGAGACGTCTGAAAAAAAGGAACAATTGTATCGTTCTGAATGTTTAAAGCGTTCTGAACTTTTTCAGCTAGTTGATGGGTTACCTGAGTTTTTGGATTATTGTAGAGAAAAAGGAATACGGTTAAATATTGCCACAGCTTCCGAACCAAGTAATGTTGATTTCTTCTTTGAGCATCTACATTTAGAAAAGTGGTTTGATCGAGAAAAGGTGGCTTTAAATGATGGAAGGTTAGCGGGGAAACCAGCCCCAGATATTTTTTTGAAAGCCATTGAAAATCTCGGAGTTACGCCGAAGCAGAGTGTTGTCTTTGAGGATTCCTTGTCAGGCATTAAGGCAGCTAATAATGCTCAAGCAGGTAAAGTTGTTTTAGTTGAAGATAAAAATTTAGCTCCAGTTAAAATACCCGCTAAGTTGAGAGTTGATAGGGTGATTAATGATTATCAAAATGTTGATGGTTTAATCTAG
- the pstA gene encoding phosphate ABC transporter permease PstA: MNAKKWDHIATGVIYALVATVVLILIAILGYILFNGVPNISWHFLTSPAQSFSAGGGIRDQLFNSLYLLVLTIIVSLPIGLGSGIYLSEYASDNWFTDLIRTSVEVLSSLPSVVVGLFGYLLFVIKLNLGFSILSGAIALTFFNLPLLTRNIEESLRSVPNLQREAGMSLGLSNWKTTTKIVLPAALPGILTGLILSAGRIFGEAAALIYTAGQSAPTVDYTNWNIFSATSFLNPMRPAETLAVHIWKVNTESVTPDANLISSASSAVLIIVILIFNLGARFLGNKLYKKITATK, from the coding sequence ATGAATGCAAAAAAATGGGATCATATTGCTACCGGTGTCATTTATGCTCTAGTAGCAACGGTCGTACTTATCTTAATTGCAATTTTGGGTTACATCCTTTTTAATGGTGTCCCTAATATTTCTTGGCACTTCTTAACATCACCTGCACAATCATTCAGCGCTGGCGGTGGTATTCGTGACCAACTTTTCAATTCACTTTACCTACTAGTTTTAACAATCATTGTTTCACTACCAATCGGTCTGGGTTCAGGAATCTATTTGTCTGAATACGCTTCTGACAATTGGTTTACCGACCTAATCAGAACTAGTGTCGAAGTTCTGAGTTCTCTACCTTCAGTCGTAGTTGGTCTGTTTGGTTACTTACTGTTTGTTATCAAATTGAACCTTGGTTTCTCCATTTTATCTGGGGCCATTGCGTTAACATTTTTCAATTTGCCACTATTAACTAGAAATATTGAAGAATCACTACGAAGTGTTCCTAACTTACAACGTGAAGCTGGTATGTCACTAGGATTATCTAATTGGAAAACAACTACTAAAATCGTATTGCCAGCTGCTTTACCCGGTATTTTAACTGGTCTGATCCTTAGTGCTGGTAGAATTTTCGGTGAAGCCGCTGCTTTAATTTACACTGCTGGTCAAAGTGCTCCAACTGTTGACTACACAAACTGGAATATATTCTCAGCAACTAGTTTTCTTAATCCAATGCGTCCTGCCGAAACTTTAGCAGTTCATATTTGGAAAGTTAATACGGAAAGTGTCACTCCCGATGCTAATTTAATTTCCAGTGCATCATCTGCTGTCTTGATCATCGTTATTTTGATTTTCAACCTAGGAGCACGTTTCTTGGGTAATAAATTGTACAAAAAAATTACTGCCACGAAATGA
- the pstB gene encoding phosphate ABC transporter ATP-binding protein PstB, translating into MKEYNLNDSYITDISEKKALSTKDLQVYYGDNHAIFDANLDFPRYKITALIGASGCGKSTFLRCLNRMNDKVARVDGEIMYRNVDINSPKINVYEVRQHIGMVFQRPNPFAKSIQENITFALKNTGIKDKHELEERLEQSLRGAALWDEVKDDLNKSALALSGGQQQRLCIARSIAMHPDILLLDEPASALDPISTSKIEETLQELKKDYSIIIVTHNLQQASRISDYTAFLHLGHIIEYNSTVNVFTNPKIQTTEDYVSGNFG; encoded by the coding sequence TTGAAAGAATATAACTTGAACGATTCATACATTACAGATATCTCCGAAAAAAAAGCACTCTCGACTAAGGACTTACAAGTCTACTACGGTGACAACCATGCTATCTTTGATGCCAATTTAGATTTCCCACGTTATAAAATCACTGCGTTAATTGGAGCATCTGGTTGTGGTAAATCAACTTTCCTACGTTGTTTAAATCGGATGAATGATAAAGTTGCTCGCGTTGACGGTGAAATAATGTATCGTAATGTCGATATTAATAGTCCTAAAATCAACGTTTACGAAGTTCGCCAACATATTGGAATGGTATTTCAAAGACCTAATCCCTTTGCAAAATCCATTCAAGAAAACATTACTTTTGCTTTGAAAAATACCGGCATAAAAGACAAACATGAATTAGAAGAACGTCTAGAACAAAGTCTTCGTGGCGCTGCTTTATGGGACGAAGTTAAGGATGACTTAAATAAAAGTGCTTTAGCTCTTTCTGGTGGCCAACAACAACGACTTTGTATTGCGAGATCAATCGCTATGCATCCGGATATCTTATTACTAGATGAACCCGCTAGTGCCCTTGATCCAATCTCTACTTCTAAAATTGAAGAAACCTTGCAAGAACTCAAGAAAGATTATTCAATCATCATCGTGACGCATAATTTACAACAAGCCTCGCGTATTAGTGATTACACTGCTTTCTTACACTTGGGACACATCATCGAATACAATTCGACGGTCAATGTTTTTACTAATCCTAAAATTCAAACTACTGAAGATTATGTTTCCGGAAACTTTGGTTAA
- the pstC gene encoding phosphate ABC transporter permease subunit PstC produces MDDIQKKLQAKSKATFQDYFGKGICYLCIGLIILLVTCILYFIASKGLATFTQNHVRVLDFITKTNWNPGATDAKGHPDIGALPMIVTSFSVTLLAALIATPFALGVAIFMAEFSSKRGSKILQPVIELLVGIPSVVYGFIGLSVIVPFIRGIFGGTGFGILSGTLVLFVMILPTITSLSVDSLKSVPLYYRQASLALGATRWQTIYKVILRAAVPGILTAIIFGMARAFGEALAVQMVIGNAALMPKNLISPASTLTSKLTTDIGNTVMGTLPNNALWSLALILLLMSLILNMLVKFIVKRGRF; encoded by the coding sequence ATGGATGATATTCAAAAAAAATTACAAGCGAAATCCAAAGCCACATTTCAAGATTACTTTGGCAAGGGAATTTGTTACCTATGCATAGGTCTAATTATTTTATTAGTTACTTGCATTCTCTACTTCATTGCTTCCAAAGGTCTAGCAACATTTACTCAAAATCATGTACGCGTGTTGGACTTTATAACAAAAACAAACTGGAACCCTGGTGCTACTGATGCTAAAGGACATCCCGACATTGGTGCCTTGCCAATGATCGTAACATCATTTAGTGTGACTCTACTAGCAGCGTTGATTGCTACTCCTTTCGCATTAGGCGTCGCCATTTTTATGGCTGAATTCTCAAGTAAACGTGGTAGTAAAATCTTACAACCAGTTATTGAATTACTAGTTGGTATCCCATCAGTTGTTTATGGATTCATTGGTTTATCAGTTATTGTTCCTTTTATCCGCGGAATCTTTGGTGGAACTGGTTTTGGTATTTTATCTGGTACCCTCGTCCTCTTCGTTATGATTTTACCAACGATTACTTCACTATCCGTTGATAGTTTAAAGTCAGTCCCACTCTATTACCGTCAAGCATCATTAGCACTTGGAGCAACCAGATGGCAAACCATTTACAAAGTTATCTTACGTGCTGCCGTACCCGGAATTTTAACTGCAATTATTTTTGGTATGGCTCGTGCTTTCGGTGAAGCTTTAGCTGTACAAATGGTTATCGGTAATGCGGCATTAATGCCAAAGAACTTAATTTCTCCAGCTTCCACTTTAACAAGTAAATTGACCACCGACATTGGTAATACTGTCATGGGTACTTTACCTAACAATGCTCTTTGGTCATTAGCACTAATCTTGTTATTGATGTCCTTAATTTTAAATATGCTTGTTAAATTCATTGTAAAGCGAGGTCGTTTCTAG
- a CDS encoding HAD-IC family P-type ATPase: protein MKPKPYQIGFKALKETYNTNEFKEGLSTKEAQKRLSENGPNKLEAHKTPKWKIFFRQFNNMVIYVLIAATIITLLMQHYSDAIIIFLVVIINAIIGYYQESNASDALDKIKQMLSIEATVYRDGQRKDIPAEDLVVGDTVFLEAGDNVPADLRIIDSDNLRIQESALTGESNSVAKIAEALPNDAPLAEQINMAFASTAVTNGNGSGVVIATAKDTEIGKISDEVSSVKQRKTPLMQIIDSLGTNVSYFIVAASIVIFIIGLIFGTYSLPVLSLAVVAMMVGAIPEGMPATTSVILAKGVSDMAKRQNTIVKTLPAVETLGSVDVVATDKTGTLTKNEMTVTDILIDDQEYQVTGTGYEPTGEIMQNGQPIEASKRLKLFLEAGYQANDTTLVHEDNQWLVNGEPTDGAFLTLYHKVFPYGQTNPYQEIDILPFDSDYRYIGKIVQDTDDNRLLFVKGSPDKLLEMAQKQDANFNYDYWLQKVKQFSAEGKRVIAVGYEEAPKNADEVTHEMIVDGLNFLGLAAIIDPPREEVIESLKIMRGAGVEVKMITGDNAITTKAIGEKLGLADEIHAITGPEWDKLSDEEKVIAADENQVFARTTPSNKLEIIKALQKNNKVTAMTGDGVNDAPALKRADIGVAMGIKGTDVAKDSADMILTDDNFATMSSAIKEGRRIFDNIKKSILYLLPISFSEGLIVAYAILTKQEIPLQPTQLLWINMVSAITIQFALIFEPAEDGIMKRSPRKTGSKLMNRHDVFQMTYVAILIAAVSLIIDIYLNNQGVGEVISSTTMVNTLIIGKIFYLFNIRTPKLALSKELLSNPKAFVFVGLMILLQIFLTYVPFMQGIFYTGSIGLVEWGMAIAAGAIVLVVTEFDKLIRLSIKR, encoded by the coding sequence ATGAAACCTAAACCCTATCAAATAGGATTTAAAGCTTTAAAAGAAACATATAACACAAATGAATTTAAAGAAGGACTATCTACAAAAGAAGCTCAAAAACGTTTGAGTGAAAATGGTCCTAACAAATTAGAAGCGCACAAGACACCTAAATGGAAAATCTTTTTCCGTCAATTTAATAATATGGTTATCTACGTCTTGATTGCCGCAACAATTATTACTCTATTAATGCAGCATTATTCAGATGCCATAATTATCTTTTTGGTTGTAATCATTAACGCTATCATTGGTTACTACCAAGAATCTAATGCATCCGATGCCTTGGATAAAATTAAACAAATGTTATCAATCGAGGCGACTGTCTACCGTGATGGTCAGCGAAAAGATATCCCCGCTGAAGATCTAGTTGTTGGTGACACCGTATTCTTAGAAGCTGGTGACAATGTGCCAGCCGACTTAAGAATCATTGACTCTGATAACTTGCGAATTCAGGAATCAGCTTTAACTGGTGAATCAAACTCGGTCGCGAAAATTGCTGAAGCTTTACCAAATGATGCTCCACTTGCTGAACAGATCAATATGGCTTTTGCTTCAACTGCTGTTACCAATGGTAATGGTAGTGGTGTCGTAATCGCAACGGCCAAAGATACCGAAATTGGTAAGATTTCTGACGAAGTAAGTTCCGTTAAACAACGTAAAACACCTCTGATGCAAATCATCGATAGTTTAGGGACAAACGTCTCATACTTCATCGTTGCCGCCTCAATTGTAATTTTCATTATTGGTTTAATCTTTGGAACTTACTCACTACCTGTACTTTCCTTAGCTGTTGTTGCCATGATGGTTGGGGCTATTCCTGAAGGTATGCCTGCCACAACGTCCGTTATTTTGGCTAAAGGTGTTAGCGACATGGCTAAACGTCAAAATACTATTGTTAAAACTTTACCAGCTGTTGAAACTTTGGGATCTGTTGACGTGGTAGCAACTGATAAAACTGGTACCTTAACTAAAAACGAAATGACTGTTACCGATATTTTAATTGATGACCAAGAATATCAAGTAACTGGAACTGGCTATGAACCGACTGGTGAAATCATGCAAAATGGTCAACCAATCGAAGCTTCTAAACGTTTGAAATTATTCTTAGAAGCTGGTTACCAAGCCAACGATACAACGCTAGTTCATGAAGACAATCAATGGCTTGTGAATGGTGAACCAACTGATGGGGCCTTCTTAACGCTTTATCACAAGGTTTTCCCTTATGGACAAACTAACCCTTATCAAGAAATCGACATTTTACCATTCGATTCCGATTATCGTTATATCGGTAAAATCGTTCAAGATACTGATGACAATCGTTTATTATTCGTTAAGGGTTCACCTGACAAACTATTAGAAATGGCCCAAAAACAAGATGCTAACTTTAATTACGATTATTGGTTGCAAAAAGTAAAACAATTCTCTGCTGAAGGCAAACGAGTTATCGCTGTTGGGTATGAAGAAGCACCAAAGAACGCTGATGAAGTAACTCACGAAATGATTGTCGATGGTCTAAACTTCCTAGGTTTAGCCGCCATTATTGACCCACCTCGTGAAGAAGTTATTGAATCTTTAAAAATCATGCGTGGAGCTGGTGTTGAAGTTAAAATGATCACCGGTGACAATGCTATTACTACTAAAGCTATTGGTGAAAAACTTGGCCTAGCCGATGAAATCCATGCCATTACCGGACCTGAATGGGACAAACTTTCTGATGAAGAAAAAGTTATTGCTGCGGATGAAAACCAGGTTTTTGCTCGGACAACCCCTAGTAACAAACTAGAAATCATCAAAGCCTTACAAAAAAATAATAAGGTTACAGCAATGACTGGTGATGGAGTTAACGATGCCCCTGCCTTGAAACGAGCCGATATTGGTGTCGCTATGGGTATCAAGGGTACTGACGTTGCTAAAGACTCTGCTGATATGATTTTAACTGATGACAACTTTGCTACGATGTCATCCGCCATTAAAGAAGGTCGAAGAATCTTTGATAACATCAAGAAAAGTATTCTCTACTTGTTACCAATTTCATTCTCCGAAGGTTTGATTGTTGCTTATGCCATTTTGACTAAACAAGAAATTCCATTACAACCTACACAGTTGCTTTGGATCAACATGGTCTCAGCTATTACAATTCAATTTGCTTTAATCTTTGAGCCAGCTGAAGACGGCATTATGAAACGATCTCCACGAAAAACTGGTAGTAAATTAATGAATCGCCATGATGTTTTCCAAATGACTTACGTTGCAATCTTGATTGCTGCAGTCAGTTTGATTATTGATATTTACCTGAACAACCAAGGCGTTGGTGAAGTAATATCAAGTACAACCATGGTTAACACCTTGATTATTGGTAAGATTTTCTACCTATTTAACATAAGAACACCTAAACTAGCACTTTCCAAAGAACTCCTCTCTAATCCTAAAGCCTTCGTTTTCGTTGGCTTGATGATCTTGCTACAAATTTTCTTAACATACGTTCCATTTATGCAAGGAATTTTCTACACAGGTTCAATCGGATTAGTTGAATGGGGTATGGCAATCGCTGCTGGGGCAATTGTTCTAGTTGTAACTGAATTTGATAAATTAATTCGGTTAAGCATTAAACGATAA
- a CDS encoding thiamine pyrophosphate-binding protein has protein sequence MTKMIAGQALVKVLEDWGVDHVYGVPGGSINHTVEGLYLEKDQVKYIQVRHEEVGAIAASADAKFTGKIGVAFGSAGPGATHLFNGLYDAKMDHVPVLALVGQVPTENMNTNYFQEMDEGPMFADVAVYNRTVTTAEQIPYVINQAIREAYRQNGVAVVILPEDLTSTEIDYVPTKTPKVVKQNYTQTIDSEDIQNTLKMLKAAKHPLVYAGRGLLGAKDTLTKFSEQFNIPVMTTVPAIGVISSDHPNFIGTFGRLGSKSGFEALQHTDLILFIGSEFPFARFWPEGVKIIDVNNNPYDIGKTVDVDYAVIADAKSYLQGLIDTKETLPAGVWLKANQENKANWDKWLDERANDDSKGLNPETVTKKMAELAGPNDTYGVDTGNVTEFGVRGLPMNHNQRFALSGLFATMGFGLPAGLAGALSVPDAQAWTLSGDGGFSMVAPDIITEARYNLPVINIVLSNERLGFIYYEQVASKQHLYGVDLTGADWAKVSEGLGAIGFTITSIKEANEVFAKIKELQASGNKKPIVVNAVIRQVDPIATAFMPLDAKLYGQETVDAYAKKYEINPKDQPALGELLRAQGDND, from the coding sequence ATGACAAAAATGATTGCTGGACAAGCTTTAGTAAAGGTTCTTGAGGACTGGGGTGTTGATCACGTTTATGGTGTACCCGGCGGTTCAATTAATCATACTGTTGAAGGTCTATATTTGGAAAAAGACCAAGTTAAATATATTCAAGTTCGTCATGAAGAGGTTGGAGCGATTGCTGCTTCTGCTGATGCTAAATTTACAGGAAAAATTGGGGTAGCCTTTGGTTCTGCTGGACCTGGGGCAACGCATTTATTCAATGGTTTATATGATGCCAAAATGGACCATGTTCCGGTGTTGGCTCTTGTCGGTCAAGTTCCTACTGAAAATATGAATACCAATTATTTCCAAGAAATGGATGAGGGTCCAATGTTTGCGGACGTTGCAGTCTATAATCGTACTGTAACAACTGCTGAACAAATTCCATATGTAATTAACCAGGCTATTCGTGAAGCATATCGTCAAAATGGTGTTGCTGTCGTAATCTTGCCAGAGGACTTAACAAGTACAGAAATTGATTATGTGCCTACCAAGACACCAAAAGTTGTTAAGCAAAACTACACTCAAACAATCGACTCTGAAGATATTCAAAATACTTTAAAAATGTTAAAAGCAGCTAAACACCCATTAGTTTATGCTGGACGTGGACTGTTGGGAGCTAAGGATACTTTGACCAAGTTCTCAGAACAATTTAATATTCCAGTTATGACTACGGTACCTGCGATTGGGGTCATAAGCTCGGACCATCCTAATTTTATTGGTACGTTTGGTCGTTTAGGTAGCAAATCAGGTTTTGAAGCTTTACAACATACTGATTTGATTTTGTTTATTGGTTCGGAATTTCCATTTGCTAGATTTTGGCCTGAGGGTGTCAAAATTATTGATGTTAATAATAATCCTTATGATATTGGTAAAACGGTTGATGTTGACTATGCAGTTATCGCTGACGCCAAGAGTTATCTTCAAGGTTTAATTGATACTAAAGAAACCTTGCCAGCAGGCGTTTGGTTGAAAGCAAACCAAGAAAATAAAGCTAACTGGGATAAGTGGCTGGATGAGCGTGCAAATGACGATAGCAAAGGTTTGAATCCTGAAACTGTTACTAAGAAGATGGCTGAACTCGCTGGTCCGAATGATACTTATGGTGTTGATACTGGTAATGTCACTGAATTCGGCGTGCGTGGATTACCAATGAATCACAATCAGCGTTTTGCATTATCGGGTTTGTTTGCCACAATGGGCTTTGGTTTGCCAGCTGGTTTAGCTGGTGCCTTGAGTGTCCCTGATGCGCAAGCTTGGACGTTATCGGGTGATGGTGGTTTTTCAATGGTTGCACCGGATATCATTACGGAAGCCAGATATAATTTACCAGTTATCAATATTGTATTGTCTAATGAACGCCTTGGTTTTATCTACTATGAACAAGTTGCTTCAAAGCAGCACTTGTATGGAGTTGATTTAACTGGAGCTGACTGGGCTAAGGTATCTGAAGGACTTGGAGCTATTGGCTTCACGATCACGTCAATTAAAGAGGCTAATGAAGTTTTTGCCAAAATTAAGGAATTACAAGCTTCAGGCAATAAGAAACCGATTGTTGTTAATGCGGTAATTAGACAAGTTGATCCAATTGCGACAGCCTTTATGCCATTAGATGCAAAATTGTATGGTCAAGAAACTGTTGATGCTTATGCTAAAAAATATGAAATCAATCCTAAAGATCAACCAGCTCTAGGTGAATTATTAAGAGCACAAGGAGACAATGATTAG
- a CDS encoding phosphatase PAP2 family protein, with product MQLEENTHRKWLALTYAVIFFLLEIMVITNSPIVTSFDKTAQNILGMIVSPFSTRIFTVITFIGSPVMDVIYLVIMALLLYRIGKKDASFWIGFILIGGNIISYLIKITVKRSRPTDKIIPASGFSFPSGHVFGTMLVILTLIFLILPLIKNLSTRHTITAILIIWLLLVAISRVYLRGHFLSDVTASTLLAGAWWECSELLYLKYYNVLGNFLNLNNQDK from the coding sequence TTGCAATTAGAGGAAAATACTCATCGAAAATGGCTTGCATTAACTTATGCGGTCATCTTCTTTCTTTTAGAAATAATGGTGATAACTAACAGTCCCATTGTTACTAGTTTCGACAAAACAGCACAAAATATCTTAGGTATGATTGTTTCACCTTTCAGCACTAGGATTTTCACAGTTATTACCTTTATTGGCAGTCCGGTCATGGACGTTATCTATTTAGTTATCATGGCCTTATTGCTCTACCGAATTGGTAAAAAAGACGCAAGTTTCTGGATTGGGTTTATTTTAATAGGTGGAAATATTATTTCTTACTTAATTAAAATAACGGTCAAAAGATCCAGACCGACTGATAAAATTATTCCTGCATCAGGATTTAGTTTTCCCAGTGGACATGTATTTGGTACCATGCTTGTGATTTTAACCTTAATTTTTTTAATATTGCCACTGATTAAAAATCTATCAACGCGACATACCATTACTGCTATTTTGATTATTTGGTTGTTACTTGTGGCCATATCACGAGTATATTTACGGGGACATTTTCTCAGCGACGTAACGGCCAGTACTTTACTAGCTGGTGCTTGGTGGGAATGCTCAGAATTATTGTATTTAAAGTATTACAATGTATTAGGTAATTTTTTAAATTTAAATAATCAAGACAAATAA
- a CDS encoding phosphate ABC transporter substrate-binding protein PstS family protein, whose amino-acid sequence MKKKTIISLVLGFAALMLVLTGCGNNSSKSSSSKDSSSEASGKITAVGSTALQPLVEKAATNFQKKNSKVTITVQGGGSGTGLSQVQDKSVTIGNSDIFAEEKQGIDSKKLVDHKVAVVGMAPVVNKDANVKSLTMEQVKQIFTGKITNWKEVGGKDEKITVVNRAKGSGTRATFESAVLKGEEAVKSQEQDSNGTVQKIVESTPGAVSYLAFSYINDKIQPISIDNVKPTDENVESDKWKIWSYEHMYTNGKADSATTKFLDYMNSKDVQDSLVKDMGYISIHNMKVQKDSKGTVSSK is encoded by the coding sequence ATGAAAAAGAAAACTATTATTTCACTAGTTTTAGGTTTCGCCGCATTGATGTTGGTTCTAACTGGTTGTGGAAATAACAGCAGTAAGAGCTCTTCATCAAAGGATTCTAGCAGTGAAGCTTCGGGCAAGATTACAGCAGTTGGTTCAACAGCACTACAACCACTTGTAGAAAAAGCTGCAACTAACTTCCAAAAGAAGAACAGTAAAGTTACTATCACCGTTCAAGGTGGTGGTTCTGGTACTGGTTTAAGTCAAGTTCAAGACAAATCTGTTACTATTGGTAACTCAGATATCTTTGCTGAAGAAAAACAAGGTATCGATTCAAAGAAGCTAGTTGACCACAAGGTTGCCGTAGTTGGTATGGCACCAGTTGTTAACAAAGATGCTAATGTTAAGAGCCTTACAATGGAACAAGTAAAACAAATCTTCACAGGTAAGATTACAAACTGGAAAGAAGTTGGCGGCAAGGACGAAAAGATCACTGTTGTTAACCGTGCTAAAGGTAGTGGTACACGTGCCACTTTCGAATCAGCCGTTCTTAAAGGTGAAGAAGCCGTTAAGTCACAAGAACAAGACTCAAACGGTACTGTTCAAAAGATCGTTGAAAGTACACCAGGTGCCGTAAGTTACCTAGCATTCTCATACATTAATGACAAAATTCAACCAATCTCAATTGACAATGTAAAACCAACTGACGAAAACGTTGAATCAGACAAGTGGAAGATCTGGTCATATGAACATATGTACACTAACGGTAAAGCCGACAGTGCAACTACTAAGTTCCTTGACTACATGAACTCAAAAGATGTCCAAGACTCACTAGTTAAAGACATGGGTTACATCAGCATCCACAATATGAAAGTTCAAAAAGATTCAAAAGGAACAGTTAGTTCAAAATAA
- a CDS encoding response regulator transcription factor: protein MQPLVLLSNKLPLFIEINGYFNNQGWFIRNITDPNEVVKLVEKEEIAGLLWDFSITDLHQSLKILKELRSKISGPIIVLAPAKEKKRRSLFYNINIDSFITKPFEYPELVAKVKQLFWVYDRFSITKDVPKNTRKELKNETVKFNDIVIDFKHYRVTHNGYDLGLTPKEFSLFWYLVQHRGKVMSRDQLLEGVWGYDSAGSSRTIDIHISHLRDKLAERSQSPDCIKTVRGFGYVLDNDYPLVSGK, encoded by the coding sequence ATGCAACCTCTAGTATTGCTAAGCAATAAGTTACCACTTTTTATTGAAATTAACGGGTATTTCAATAATCAAGGCTGGTTTATTCGAAATATAACTGATCCAAATGAAGTAGTGAAGTTAGTTGAAAAAGAAGAAATTGCTGGTTTATTATGGGATTTTTCGATTACTGATCTGCATCAATCTTTAAAAATATTAAAAGAATTACGTAGCAAAATCTCTGGACCTATCATTGTACTGGCTCCCGCTAAAGAAAAGAAGCGTCGGTCGCTGTTTTACAATATCAACATTGATAGTTTCATTACTAAACCCTTTGAATATCCAGAGTTGGTTGCAAAAGTTAAACAGCTTTTTTGGGTTTATGACCGTTTTTCAATAACAAAGGATGTTCCTAAAAATACGCGCAAAGAATTAAAAAATGAAACAGTTAAATTCAATGATATCGTGATTGATTTTAAACATTATCGTGTAACTCATAACGGTTATGATCTTGGCCTGACACCTAAGGAGTTTAGTTTGTTTTGGTATTTAGTACAGCATCGCGGCAAAGTCATGAGTCGTGATCAGTTATTAGAGGGGGTCTGGGGATATGATTCAGCCGGATCCAGTCGAACAATAGATATCCACATCAGTCATTTGCGTGATAAGTTAGCAGAGAGATCGCAGTCACCGGATTGTATAAAAACAGTTCGTGGCTTTGGTTATGTTTTAGATAATGATTATCCGTTAGTTTCGGGTAAGTAA